One window of the Pempheris klunzingeri isolate RE-2024b chromosome 10, fPemKlu1.hap1, whole genome shotgun sequence genome contains the following:
- the trim13 gene encoding tripartite motif-containing 13 isoform X1 — MIALHCASQQLDTMEQLEDELTCPICCGLFEDPRVLLCSHSFCKKCLEGLLEGNRGPAFRTPFKCPTCRKETPHNGANSLQINYSLRGIVEKYSKIRVMPKMSVCKQHCGQPLNIFCATDLKLICGFCATTDDHRGHKFCSLEEAFEREKEAFEELLHGVESWQSADILSCLDTLQASKKKALQSVNKDAEKVTDYFDKLIGALECKKNEILSDFETLKLVVLQAYDPEITKLSAAMEEHRRALSIAESFRSVSDPLCFLQQMQEFREKLGVLKETPKPSLKDTDVGPLVRNFDVKKWDSLRLREVDKIAVPHESGSYRVGGSGMAAPRRITLFMSLFVPTVLLLQPLNLAAYAPSQIEPFLSAVSSHLTHTGAYLREMTDMCTSLMGAGQECIVNLIDSTVNFIGSFND, encoded by the exons ATGATTGCGTTGCACTGTGCGTCTCAGCAGCTG GACACCATGGAGCAGCTCGAAGATGAACTTACGTGCCCGATCTGCTGCGGTCTCTTCGAGGACCCGCGGGTTTTGTTGTGCTCGCACAGCTTTTGCAAGAAATGCTTGGAGGGACTCTTGGAGGGGAACCGAGGTCCGGCTTTCAGAACACCTTTCAAATGCCCCACATGCCGCAAAGAGACCCCTCACAACGGCGCCAACAGCCTGCAGATCAACTATTCACTACGCGGAATAGTGGAGAAGTACAGCAAAATAAGGGTTATGCCCAAGATGTCTGTTTGTAAACAGCACTGCGGCCAGCCTCTTAACATATTTTGCGCCACGGACTTAAAACTCATTTGTGGGTTTTGCGCGACAACAGATGACCACAGAGGGCATAAATTCTGCTCCCTGGAGGAGGCATTTGAACGAGAGAAGGAGGCGTTTGAGGAGCTGCTTCACGGGGTGGAGAGCTGGCAGAGCGCAGACATCCTGTCCTGCCTGGATACACTACAAGCCAGTAAGAAAAAGGCGCTCCAGTCGGTGAACAAGGACGCAGAAAAGGTAACAGACTATTTCGACAAACTCATCGGCGCCCTTGAATGCAAAAAGAACGAGATTCTGTCCGATTTCGAGACGCTGAAGCTGGTGGTGCTGCAAGCGTACGACCCGGAGATCACCAAGCTGAGCGCAGCGATGGAGGAGCACAGGCGGGCGCTCAGCATCGCGGAGTCCTTCAGGAGCGTCTCAGACCCCCTGTGCTTTCTGCAGCAGATGCAGGAGTTTCGGGAGAAGCTGGGGGTCCTTAAGGAGACCCCAAAGCCGTCTTTGAAAGACACGGACGTGGGTCCCCTTGTGCGTAATTTCGATGTCAAAAAGTGGGATTCACTGAGGCTCAGAGAAGTGGACAAGATCGCAGTCCCACACGAGAGTGGCTCCTACCGAGTGGGGGGCTCAGGGATGGCAGCTCCCAGACGGATCACCTTATTTATGAGTTTGTTCGTGCCAACagtgctcctgctgcagccgCTCAACCTCGCAGCCTACGCGCCGTCTCAGATTGAACCATTTCTCAGTGCCGTTTCCTCGCACCTTACCCACACTGGTGCGTACCTGCGGGAAATGACTGACATGTGCACAAGTTTAATGGGTGCGGGTCAGGAGTGTATCGTGAACTTAATCGACTCCACTGTCAATTTTATCGGCAGTTTTAATGACTAG
- the trim13 gene encoding tripartite motif-containing 13 isoform X2: MEQLEDELTCPICCGLFEDPRVLLCSHSFCKKCLEGLLEGNRGPAFRTPFKCPTCRKETPHNGANSLQINYSLRGIVEKYSKIRVMPKMSVCKQHCGQPLNIFCATDLKLICGFCATTDDHRGHKFCSLEEAFEREKEAFEELLHGVESWQSADILSCLDTLQASKKKALQSVNKDAEKVTDYFDKLIGALECKKNEILSDFETLKLVVLQAYDPEITKLSAAMEEHRRALSIAESFRSVSDPLCFLQQMQEFREKLGVLKETPKPSLKDTDVGPLVRNFDVKKWDSLRLREVDKIAVPHESGSYRVGGSGMAAPRRITLFMSLFVPTVLLLQPLNLAAYAPSQIEPFLSAVSSHLTHTGAYLREMTDMCTSLMGAGQECIVNLIDSTVNFIGSFND, translated from the coding sequence ATGGAGCAGCTCGAAGATGAACTTACGTGCCCGATCTGCTGCGGTCTCTTCGAGGACCCGCGGGTTTTGTTGTGCTCGCACAGCTTTTGCAAGAAATGCTTGGAGGGACTCTTGGAGGGGAACCGAGGTCCGGCTTTCAGAACACCTTTCAAATGCCCCACATGCCGCAAAGAGACCCCTCACAACGGCGCCAACAGCCTGCAGATCAACTATTCACTACGCGGAATAGTGGAGAAGTACAGCAAAATAAGGGTTATGCCCAAGATGTCTGTTTGTAAACAGCACTGCGGCCAGCCTCTTAACATATTTTGCGCCACGGACTTAAAACTCATTTGTGGGTTTTGCGCGACAACAGATGACCACAGAGGGCATAAATTCTGCTCCCTGGAGGAGGCATTTGAACGAGAGAAGGAGGCGTTTGAGGAGCTGCTTCACGGGGTGGAGAGCTGGCAGAGCGCAGACATCCTGTCCTGCCTGGATACACTACAAGCCAGTAAGAAAAAGGCGCTCCAGTCGGTGAACAAGGACGCAGAAAAGGTAACAGACTATTTCGACAAACTCATCGGCGCCCTTGAATGCAAAAAGAACGAGATTCTGTCCGATTTCGAGACGCTGAAGCTGGTGGTGCTGCAAGCGTACGACCCGGAGATCACCAAGCTGAGCGCAGCGATGGAGGAGCACAGGCGGGCGCTCAGCATCGCGGAGTCCTTCAGGAGCGTCTCAGACCCCCTGTGCTTTCTGCAGCAGATGCAGGAGTTTCGGGAGAAGCTGGGGGTCCTTAAGGAGACCCCAAAGCCGTCTTTGAAAGACACGGACGTGGGTCCCCTTGTGCGTAATTTCGATGTCAAAAAGTGGGATTCACTGAGGCTCAGAGAAGTGGACAAGATCGCAGTCCCACACGAGAGTGGCTCCTACCGAGTGGGGGGCTCAGGGATGGCAGCTCCCAGACGGATCACCTTATTTATGAGTTTGTTCGTGCCAACagtgctcctgctgcagccgCTCAACCTCGCAGCCTACGCGCCGTCTCAGATTGAACCATTTCTCAGTGCCGTTTCCTCGCACCTTACCCACACTGGTGCGTACCTGCGGGAAATGACTGACATGTGCACAAGTTTAATGGGTGCGGGTCAGGAGTGTATCGTGAACTTAATCGACTCCACTGTCAATTTTATCGGCAGTTTTAATGACTAG